In the Chroococcidiopsis sp. SAG 2025 genome, one interval contains:
- a CDS encoding AMIN domain-containing protein: protein MKLDKLCQSLLLTSAITLTGCFAYALLLGTPATGEEVGEEIPAVNKIPQPSQVELPATNAQMLVQQPTPTNPPATPEDVVSITGVVANPTEKGVEIILQTTQGKVLQPVTVALGRTYIANIPNAVLALPQGEFRQDNPTSGITLVRVTQATANSIRVAVTGEAALPQVQLYDSPSEGLIFSLTPGTPTVQTPPPPEAVTPPGKPPEDDEQEIVVTGERDGYLVPDTNVGTRTQYGSFKATLC, encoded by the coding sequence ATGAAGTTAGATAAATTGTGTCAAAGTCTGCTACTGACAAGTGCGATAACCCTAACGGGATGCTTCGCTTACGCGCTTTTGCTCGGCACTCCGGCAACAGGCGAGGAAGTGGGAGAGGAGATTCCAGCAGTTAACAAAATTCCCCAACCCAGTCAAGTCGAGCTTCCGGCGACAAACGCTCAAATGTTGGTACAGCAACCAACGCCAACCAACCCACCTGCAACACCAGAGGATGTTGTATCAATTACAGGGGTTGTGGCAAATCCTACCGAGAAAGGTGTAGAGATAATTCTACAAACCACTCAAGGCAAAGTACTCCAACCTGTAACTGTTGCTTTGGGCAGAACGTATATTGCGAATATTCCTAATGCTGTACTAGCACTGCCACAAGGAGAATTTCGTCAAGATAACCCTACAAGTGGCATTACTCTTGTGAGAGTGACTCAGGCTACTGCCAATAGTATCCGAGTCGCGGTGACGGGGGAAGCAGCCTTGCCGCAAGTGCAGCTGTATGACTCGCCAAGTGAGGGATTGATTTTCAGCCTCACGCCAGGTACACCCACCGTCCAAACTCCGCCGCCACCGGAGGCTGTAACCCCACCAGGAAAACCGCCCGAAGATGACGAGCAGGAAATTGTGGTGACAGGGGAGCGGGATGGCTATCTCGTCCCCGATACTAATGTGGGAACGAGAACCCAATACGGTTCATTTAAGGCTACGCTGTGCTGA
- a CDS encoding AraC family transcriptional regulator, whose translation MIKILTDTNWNELCQETSFQLKGFETIVQGKIPNVCNTYDYWAELCNGLSLSIHEVELIDDLVWIKDRLDNLQFGLSFFRSGKVAIQRHSLTDRIDESVGRYYSECNCDFQETEWWKAGEKFSRIYLKIEPQQFFQSFGEQEIEQIPIYLRQATISDRVQPYYQQWETTQQMWMALCNILQCPYQGLMKRMYLESQAIELIAFHFQQFQEQEICDRNFSAKKLSDIDRIYQAKEILLKNLENPPSLIDLARQVGLNEFKLKRGFRQVFGTSAFKYLHDYRLEQARQLLALGDMNVEEVALKIGFDSRSYFASAFRKKFGLNPKQYFQHYQKSL comes from the coding sequence ATGATAAAAATTCTGACAGATACAAACTGGAATGAATTATGCCAAGAAACTTCTTTTCAATTGAAGGGTTTTGAAACTATCGTCCAGGGAAAAATTCCAAATGTCTGTAATACCTACGATTACTGGGCAGAGTTATGCAACGGATTATCTCTTTCGATACATGAGGTAGAGTTAATTGACGATCTTGTGTGGATTAAAGATAGATTGGATAATTTGCAATTTGGGCTGAGTTTTTTTCGCTCAGGAAAAGTGGCGATTCAACGTCACAGTTTAACGGATCGAATTGACGAATCAGTAGGCAGATATTATTCAGAATGTAACTGCGATTTTCAAGAAACTGAGTGGTGGAAAGCCGGAGAGAAGTTTTCTCGAATTTATCTAAAAATTGAACCGCAGCAATTTTTTCAAAGTTTTGGCGAACAAGAGATAGAACAGATCCCAATTTACCTACGCCAAGCTACGATTAGCGATCGCGTACAACCTTACTACCAACAATGGGAAACTACACAGCAAATGTGGATGGCGTTGTGTAACATCTTACAATGTCCCTATCAAGGCTTGATGAAGCGAATGTATCTGGAAAGTCAGGCAATAGAATTAATCGCATTTCATTTCCAACAATTTCAGGAGCAGGAAATATGCGATCGCAACTTTTCAGCTAAGAAGTTGAGCGATATTGACAGAATTTATCAAGCTAAGGAGATTTTGCTAAAAAACTTAGAAAATCCACCTAGTTTGATAGATTTAGCACGGCAAGTCGGGCTAAACGAGTTTAAATTGAAGCGTGGGTTTCGGCAAGTTTTCGGCACATCTGCATTTAAATATTTGCACGACTATCGACTGGAACAAGCAAGGCAGCTTTTGGCATTGGGAGACATGAATGTTGAAGAAGTAGCATTGAAAATCGGTTTTGACAGTCGCAGTTACTTTGCTTCAGCTTTCCGCAAAAAATTTGGCTTGAATCCCAAACAATACTTTCAGCATTATCAAAAATCCCTCTAG